From one Lolium rigidum isolate FL_2022 chromosome 4, APGP_CSIRO_Lrig_0.1, whole genome shotgun sequence genomic stretch:
- the LOC124649412 gene encoding lysine histidine transporter 1-like, which yields MVGAGVLGLPFAMSQLGWGPGVVVIVSSFGITLYTLWQMVEMHEMVPGKRFDRYHELGQHAFGDKLGLWIIVPQQLIVDVSTDIVYMVTGGQSLKKFHDLVCNGHCKDIRLTYFIMIFGSVHFLLAQMPNFNSISGVSAAAAVMSICYSMVAFFASVLKGHPVGAAAVDYGLRATSTAGQVFGVLNALGAVAFAFAGHNVVLEIQATIPSTPEQPSKKPMWRGVVVAYTIVALCYFTVAFGGYYAFGSSVNPNVLITLDKPRWLIAAANLMVVIHVIGSYQVYAMPVYDMMETVLVKKLKFAPGLPLRITARSAYVALTMFVGMTFPFFDGLLGFFGGFAFAPTTYFIPCIIWLMLRKPARYSATWFINWVFIVIGVMLTLLTPIGGLRQIILDAKTFKFYS from the coding sequence ATGGTGGGCGCCGGCGTGCTCGGCCTCCCGTTCGCCATGTCTCAGCTGGGCTGGGGCCCCGGCGTCGTGGTGATCGTGTCGTCGTTTGGGATCACGCTGTACACGCTGTGGCAGATGGTCGAGATGCACGAGATGGTCCCCGGGAAGCGGTTCGACCGGTACCACGAGCTCGGGCAGCACGCGTTCGGCGACAAGCTGGGTCTCTGGATCATCGTGCCTCAGCAGCTCATCGTCGACGTGAGCACCGACATCGTCTACATGGTCACGGGCGGCCAGTCGCTCAAGAAGTTCCATGACCTCGTCTGCAACGGCCACTGCAAGGACATCAGGCTCACCTACTTCATCATGATCTTCGGCTCCGTCCACTTCCTCCTGGCCCAGATGCCCAACTTCAACTCCATCTCCGGCGtgtccgccgccgctgccgtcatGTCCATCTGCTACTCCATGGTTGCTTTCTTCGCGTCGGTGTTGAAGGGGCACCCGGTCGGGGCTGCCGCCGTCGACTACGGGCTCAGGGCCACGTCCACGGCAGGGCAGGTGTTCGGCGTGCTCAACGCTCTCGGCGCTGTCGCGTTCGCCTTCGCCGGCCACAACGTGGTGCTCGAGATCCAGGCCACCATCCCATCTACCCCAGAGCAGCCATCGAAGAAGCCCATGTGGCGTGGCGTGGTCGTCGCCTACACCATCGTCGCGCTCTGCTACTTCACCGTCGCCTTCGGCGGCTACTACGCCTTCGGCAGCTCCGTCAACCCCAACGTCCTCATCACGCTCGACAAGCCGCGCTGGCTCATCGCCGCCGCTAACCTCATGGTCGTCATCCACGTCATCGGCAGCTACCAGGTCTACGCCATGCCCGTCTACGACATGATGGAGACCGTGCTCGTCAAGAAGCTCAAGTTCGCCCCCGGCCTCCCTCTCCGCATCACCGCCCGCTCCGCCTACGTCGCCCTCACCATGTTCGTCGGCATGACCTTCCCCTTCTTCGACGGCCTGCTCGGCTTCTTCGGAGGCTTCGCCTTCGCGCCCACCACCTACTTCATCCCCTGCATCATCTGGCTCATGCTTCGCAAGCCCGCACGATACAGCGCCACCTGGTTCATCAACTGGGTATTCATCGTCATCGGAGTCATGCTCACGCTGCTCACTCCTATTGGTGGATTGCGACAAATCATCCTTGATGCCAAGACTTTCAAGTTCTACTCTTAA
- the LOC124649390 gene encoding WPP domain-interacting tail-anchored protein 1-like produces MMNADTTINDVSVQENTLPGGDRMNLVGTNMESLTRVELELAFASEKLLNLEMLVMEIARRATDFEPLTWENESVSSETAENAFELDLLYGILDAEVQELDDMISSLQIDARNVEHKVYDEESGGKVKAKLDAAMSSLKQMQDLIADIRKESAKFEKAIEFSSDQAGITEHGVCENGHMSSDTSMQTEDQRRNVLQMLEQSIASELDLEKKLSDSRYVVEELEMKLHHRKQEIYFLEELTETNSGRLFEAENASELLLGTSRELISRLNTTQFHLSASISREDDLNSKLEDSLMELSFLKTNQETRMQEDSKKVAAEEAVQNQALLSLQHKVDELEKHIRESDSQLLLAKASSETSQEKQNVLHTELSTLETIVKNLKDDVLRAENRAQNAEVRCMQLTKDNIELSGELSSLKSQGSDKASLLERELMESNAQLEHAKASVDAIVEQKIMLKSTISDMEHMIEDLKGKLSKAETRALNAESKCTLLTDTNLELSEELSFLRGRVESLENSLREANHVKISTVKDIGIRTKIITDLVTKLAMERERLHLQISMLTKKNKILAHKCKGSVKDGTKLYKNTTGKDVELQFNKLAEGIAPDFSSSQNEVEKRADSINEEETKTDTREEGDSSGDGTLEATRTIKPSLLNWKYVAVAFAAVLAAVLVYLLVEEDVKGRMAL; encoded by the exons ATGATGAATGCCGATACCACCATAAATGACGTTTCTGTCCAAGAAAATACCCTGCCTGGAGGAGATAGGATGAATTTAGTAGGAACCAACATGGAAAGCCTTACAAGAGTAGAACTCGAACTTGCATTTGCCTCCGAGAAATTACTGAATTTGGAGATGCTGGTGATGGAAATAGCTCGCCGAGCTACTGATTTTGAGCCTCTTACCTGGGAAAACGAATCTGTTTCTTCCGAGACTGCTGAAAATGCTTTCGAGTTGGACCTCTTGTACGGTATCCTCGATGCAGAAGTCCAAGAGTTAGATGACATGATTAGTTCTCTTCAGATTGACGCTAGAAATGTGGAGCACAAGGTTTATGATGAAGAATCTGGAGGCAAGGTTAAAGCTAAGCTGGATGCTGCTATGTCTTCATTGAAACAGATGCAGGATCTAATTGCTGATATCAGAAAGGAGTCTGCAAAGTTCGAGAAAGCCATTGAGTTTTCCAGCGACCAAGCCG GAATTACTGAACACGGTGTGTGTGAAAATGGTCATATGTCATCCGACACtagtatgcagactgaagatcaacGGAGAAATGTTTTGCAGATGCTAGAGCAATCCATAGCAAGTGAGCTAGATCTTGAAAAGAAGCTCTCTGATTCGAGATATGTTGTAGAAGAACTTGAAATGAAGCTTCATCACCGAAAACAAGAAATATATTTCCTAGAAGAGTTAACAGAAACTAATTCGGGGAGATTGTTTGAAGCAGAAAATGCTTCTGAGTTACTCTTGGGAACTTCTAGGGAACTTATAAGTAGACTTAATACCACACAGTTCCATTTAAGTGCATCCATATCTAGAGAAGATGATCTCAACTCCAAGTTAGAAGACAGCTTGATGGAACTatcttttctgaaaacaaaccAAGAGACAAGGATGCAAGAAGATAGTAAAAAAGTTGCAGCTGAAGAAGCTGTGCAGAATCAGGCGTTGTTGTCCTTGCAACATAAAGTGGATGAACTAGAAAAACATATAAGGGAATCTGATTCGCAGTTGTTGTTAGCAAAGGCATCATCAGAAACAAGTCAGGAAAAGCAGAATGTGCTGCACACTGAGCTAAGCACACTGGAAACTATTGTTAAGAATCTCAAAGATGATGTCTTGAGAGCTGAAAATAGAGCACAAAATGCTGAGGTAAGGTGCATGCAGTTAACCAAAGATAATATTGAACTCAGTGGGGAGCTAAGCTCTCTTAAAAGCCAGGGTTCAGACAAGGCCAGTCTTCTGGAGAGGGAATTGATGGAGTCAAATGCCCAGTTGGAGCATGCAAAGGCATCAGTTGATGCCATTGTTGAACAGAAGATTATGCTGAAATCTACAATATCTGACATGGAGCATATGATTGAAGATCTGAAAGGAAAGCTTTCTAAAGCTGAAACCAGGGCTCTAAATGCTGAATCAAAGTGTACATTATTAACTGACACTAATTTGGAACTTAGTGAAGAGCTATCATTTCTGAGAGGTCGAGTTGAAAGTCTAGAAAACTCGTTACGTGAAGCCAACCATGTGAAAATATCCACTGTCAAGGACATTGGTATCAGAACTAAAATTATTACTGACTTGGTCACAAAACTTGCAATGGAAAGAGAACGACTTCATCTCCAG ATTTCTATGTTAACAAAGAAGAACAAGATATTGGCTCACAAGTGCAAAGGAAGTGTTAAGGATGGTACGAAGTTGTACAAAAACACTACTGGTAAAGATGTTGAACTTCAGTTCAATAAATTGGCTGAGGGAATAGCTCCAGATTTTTCATCATCACAAAATGAG GTGGAGAAACGTGCAGATTCTATCAACGAGGAGGAAACCAAGACAGACACACGAGAGGAGGGGGACTCCTCTGGCGATGGCACGCTGGAAGCAACACGAACCATAAAGCCTTCGCTGCTCAACTGGAAGTACGTAGCCGTGGCATTTGCAGCCGTGCTGGCTGCTGTCCTTGTATACCTGCTAGTTGAAGAAGACGTCAAGGGCCGCATGGCATTGTGA